The following are encoded together in the Cicer arietinum cultivar CDC Frontier isolate Library 1 chromosome 2, Cicar.CDCFrontier_v2.0, whole genome shotgun sequence genome:
- the LOC101514086 gene encoding uncharacterized protein: MPQDVVYQHPLFGGKISSTFPNRFQDVSDIREVPDHQEVFADPSRDESLIFELLEFKPDVADNGSAAWFLQDLAREQDAEGTVVIEQSGVLDAPGLTYNNTPAVVTTAVGQMAISKGRQGREAQNIVKVYLANLRIKGVDTDVLITAYEPIVINPFSESADTVGAGMAVPAAQAGCMSMDEVFKLAVTSFKVYDWGLF; the protein is encoded by the exons ATGCCACAAGATGTTGTTTATCAGCACCCTTTGTTTGGGGGAAAAATATCAAGCACTTTCCCCAACAGGTTTCAG GATGTCAGCGATATTCGAGAAGTCCCTGACCATCAG GAGGTATTTGCGGATCCTAGCCGCGACGAAAGCTTGATCTTTGAGCTTTTAGAGTTTAAGCCTGATGTTGCCGATAATGGAAGTGCTGCATGGTTTCTTCAAGACCTTGCTAGAGAGCAGGATGCTGAAGGGACTGTG GTTATTGAGCAGTCAGGAGTACTGGATGCACCTGGTTTGACGTATAATAATACACCGGCTGTTGTAACCACTGCAGTAGGCCAAATG GCGATTTCTAAGGGACGACAAGGAAGAGAAGCACAAAATATTGTGAAA GTTTATTTGGCAAATTTGCGTATCAAAGGAGTTGATACTGATGTATTAATCACTGCATATGAGCCCATTGTTATAAA CCCATTTAGTGAAAGTGCAGATACCGTTGGAGCCGGCATGGCTGTTCCTGCAGCACAAGCTGGATGTATGTCAATGGATGAGGTCTTTAAACTTGCTGTTACAAGCTTCAAGGTTTATGACTGGGGTCTTTTTTGA
- the LOC101514850 gene encoding peroxisomal adenine nucleotide carrier 1, whose protein sequence is MNVDLESLAEATSGAIGSLLSTTILYPLDTCKTKYQAEARSHGNRKYRNLSDVLWEAVSKRQIISLYQGLGTKNLQSFLSQFVYFYGYSYFKRLYLEKSGYKSIGTSANLVIAAAAGAVTAITTQPLDTASSRMQTSAFGKSKGLLKTLTEGTWSDAFDGLSISLMLTSNPAIQYTVFDQLKHRVLKNNANKAEKGVSPASLSALMAFLLGAISKSIATCLTYPAIRCKVIIQAAEADEESSKTQIKSPKTVSGVVYGIWKKEGILGYFKGLHAQILKTVLSSALLLMIKEKISATTWVLILAIKRYLLLPKGRVKNL, encoded by the exons atgaaCGTGGATCTGGAATCCTTGGCAGAAGCCACTTCAGGAGCCATAGGATCACTGCTTAGCACCACAATTCTCTACCCACTTGATACCTGCAAGACCAAGTATCAAGCCGAGGCACGTTCCCATGGTAACCGAAAGTACCG gAATCTCTCTGATGTGTTATGGGAGGCAGTATCTAAACGCCAGATCATTTCCCTTTACCAGGGCCTTGGAACAAAGAATCTTCAATCGTTCTTGTCACAGTTTGTCTACTTCTATGGATACAGTTACTTTAAAAGACTGTATCTCGAGAAAAGTGGATATAAATCCATTGGAACAAGCGCAAACTTGGTTATTGCTGCTGCTGCTGGCGCCGTCACCGCCATTACAACTCAG CCCCTGGATACAGCCTCTTCAAGGATGCAAACAAGTGCTTTTGGAAAGTCTAAAGGGCTATTGAAAACACTTACAGAAGGCACATGGAGTGATGCATTTGATGGCCTTAGCATTTCCTTGATGCTGACCTCAAACCCTGCAATTCAG TATACAGTGTTTGATCAGCTGAAACACCGGGTACTGAAGAATAATGCAAACAAAGCTGAGAAAGGAGTATCTCCGGCATCACTGTCTGCATTGATGGCATTTCTTTTAGGTGCAATTTCGAAGAGTATTGCTACCTGTCTAACATATCCTGCTATCAG GTGCAAAGTCATCATTCAAGCTGCAGAAGCGGATGAAGAATCGTCCAAAACACAGATAAAATCACCAAAAACTGTGTCTGGAGTTGTCTACGGAATATGGAAAAAGGAGGGCATATTGGGCTATTTTAAAGGATTACATGCTCAGATATTGAAAACGGTTTTGAGCTCGGCATTGCTCTTGATGATCAAGGAAAAGATCTCTGCTACTACTTGGGTCCTTATACTTGCAATTAAAAGGTATCTATTACTCCCAAAGGGTAGAGTTAAAAACTTGTAA